atcaatgtgtggttgctgggggccatggcctgcaacccaggcatgtaccctgactgggaatcgaacctgcgacactttgattcgcagcctgccctcaatccactgagctatgccagccagggtccacTCTTGTTTCTTAAGCATGCttcattcttgattttttctCTCCAGCATGAAGCAGAGCTTGGAGAAACAAATGCTTGTTGAGTTGAATTATCAAAGAATTGATGAAAGAGATTTTAAGAGATTATATGAGGTGGCCCTCAACCTTAAGGCCAGTGAGGTAGTAGCTTTATTTCATAAGTAAAGGAGGTCTGGGAAGGTAAAATTATACTTCTTGGTCACACCATTATTGAATGATGAAGAGGAGtataaaacacacatttctaGTACAGTGTTCTTTGCTCTATGTTACGAGATTATTTACTAGTTTCTCTGGAAATAGAGATACCTGTGGCAGTTATTTTCCAGTTAGGAACCCTTACTTGACTGGGTTTAAATATTGGTGGGGTTCTTGGGGACTGAGAGGGTAAATGAAAAAGAACCTAGTTCTTAGCAAAGCAAAGAGTTCTGAGTGTGATTGGCTGGATGGCAGAAAACCACAATACATGAAGGCAAAGATGTTGTCAGGAGCTGTGTAAGTGAAAAGCTGTTGCTGGCTGAGGATGGTTTGTGTGTCTTTTACAATGATTTGGTGTTGAGTCAGCCCCATTTCCTCATTCAGTGTCTGTGCGTGCCAGTCATATCCTTGCACAGAAACTGTGCCCTCTGCATTACCATTTGTGTTGAAAGTGAAAATAATCCGTTACCTACCCACCCAGTGGTAAGATACcctgtttcatttctttctattgcTGCTTATTCGCACCTCtcttatttcattccttctagtgGCTGTCTGCGAGAGGGTTGTAGTGTCTCATGACCTTTTTCTGCCCGTAATTGAAAGCACAAAATGAATGTTTTACAGACTCTGTATGAATTAGCTAATGGGATGAAATGCTAAATTTGGGGAAAGGAAGTCTCGCAGATTACTCCACCCTTTTTCTGGCTTCTCTCTGTAAGTCCTTTTctgtgtaatatattttgatgGCCCTTCTAGTCGGGAGGATTGAGATGTTTGTATTGTTATGAATGCCAGAGGGGAGCTGTTACTTATGGTAAAACAGATTTCAAAGTCTCAACTGTAGCATCCTTCACATCCTCTATTCCTAAAGTGCAGATAACACAAAAGCAAGAagtttgtttttaggaaattaGTTTCTTTGACAAAAGCCAGAAACAATTTGTGTTGCGGTGTTATTGTACTTATCACACCATTTCTTAAAATCAAGAAAGTAGCTACAACTTTAATACGTTTGGCCAAGCCACAGCCTGAAAATAGTTTTTTCACATAAATGAGGTTAAGGGCACAGACGCTGAAGCTGACtacctggttcaaatcccagctctgccacttgctagcttcGTGATCTCTGGTATGCTACTTAatgtctctctgcctcagttttgtcatctgtaaagtgggactTTATAGTACCCTCATAGGGTTGATGTGAGGATTCATTTGTTATaattaaagtgcttagaacagtgctcaCCACATACTAGGCATTATGTGTTACCTATTATCATAATTTGGAAGCTATTTTAAGGGAAATTTTTACctatttggttttgctttgtgggtaatttatttattttgagaaatttgcTGTAGTGGTTTTTCTCTATCTCGATCATCAGGTTATGCTCAAGGTGGCCTAAGagatgagaaaattagaaaataattaagcTTTATTTTGTCATGAGGATTTAGTTTGCTGGTGGTATTAAATGGCTTTTTTTATAGACAGTGATAACTTTTCAACCAAGGTTCCTCCTGTTTATTCTGTTGctaatctcattttaaaataacagtatttaTTTCCTCTATATGCACTGCTTTCTCATCCCCCATTTCCACTTAACCAATTTAAAACCTGGAAAACAatgtatttctaattttgtttgcCTGGAGGGGTGacaatgttttgctttttctgttttcttttttcttttatctaaaaATCCTTTCTGATCCTAGGTGGGTGGTAGAtgagggatgaatgaatgagagagagagaaagagaaaatacctGGTGCCATCTGGCTTGGCACTATGTCAGATCTTGTTCTTAGGCCCTTTCCAAGTATCTCTAAACTTCttttgtcctttctcctttttgtggCACTGCAGCCCCATACTTCTTTTAAGGGTCTGTCATCAGAAACAGCAGGAGACTGGTCAGTGTGACACCACATGGTTTTCAACCCAGGCTGCCAATTAGAATAACCTGGGAacgcttttaaaaaattcatgctgCTGGGGTCCAACCTCAGGCTAAATTAGGGTCTCTGGATGGCAGCATCTGACCAGCAGTGTTTGTTAAAATGCCCAAATCAGCCAGGATTGTGACAGACTTCTTAAGGATAGACACCCGTGCTTTTGCATTTGTATATCGTTTGCATCTACgaaagtgtctggcacatagaaggctctcaataaatatttacttaatgaatGTGAATGTTCCTCTTATCTCTCAGTCTTTTACTTTAGTGTTTGTCAAACCTTTCCACTGAAATATCCTTAACAGCAGAGAGTGAAGGAACCACAGGCgtaccttgttttattgcacttcgctttatttatttataggtgttgtgtttttttttaaacaaatgaaggtgagaccccgcccccaccagcaaaaagattataaCTGGCTTTATTGCGATACTTGCTTTATTGTAGTGGTCTGGAACCGAACCTGCAGTATTTCCAATATGCCTGtatgggggtggagggtggggttcTGCCAGCGCTAGCAAACAACAGGGAATGTCTTTgaagagtctctctctctctatatctctGTCTCTTATCTCTATCTCTCtagttctctctccctctctttttaaaataaaattttaggtaaatttttaaaaatctgttgctATTATGTCTCTTTTAGGGCTAGCACCCTCCCCCCCACTCAAGTTAAAATTGATGCTCCAGGTAGATGCGCCAAATTTATTCAGAGACTTTTGTCTCTCCATAGTAAGTACCCTTAGGTCTAAGAAACGTGGCATTACTTGTTCTTCACTAAAATACCAATGTAGTAATAGGTTTGGGGAAAACCAGTTTACAAtgcttaaaatgaaattaaacagaaGAAGTGGAGTGgttagacagaaaaataaatgaagagattgAAGCCTCAGAGACTCAGGCCCTGAGGTGTGATGGTCTCTTTTAGGCTTCCTTACGCGTTTGGAAAACTCGAACTTTGTGGCTGGGATTATCTAGGGAAAGCAGAGCAAGAAGGCTGTGTGGTTGGAAGGAGCCAGCACTGGGCAAGTATTGTGGCAGTGATTTTTATTATCTCTGGGAAGGAAAGTTACTTTGTTGATTTAGATTTTAGGAAACtgcttttctattcctttttatctTGGAGTGTTAGATATATGTATCCCCATAAATttctttaagatttaaaaaaaagattttatttatttatttatttatttatttatttttagagacggaagggagggagaaagagagagagagagagaaacatcaatgtgcggttgctgggagccgtggcttgcaacccaggcatgtgccctgactgggaattgaacttgcgacactttggttcgcagcccgcactcaatccactgagctatgccagccaggtcccatAAATTTTTTTTAGCCTCAGGAAATAAAgtggtattttaatatatattattttgctcTTAGAATAATTTTATAGGCAAGGATTTTTACGCATGCAGATATGGGTAAGCTGGTCCTGGTGTGTCCCAGTCTTCTGTCTGTCAGACACAACATTTTCTGATGCATTCTTCTtcacttgtttttctcttcttttccctaacGTCCTCTCTCTGGCCACCTTTTCTGTATATATCTATTACATACCAGGCTTCTCCTTATCTCTCTCAGCTTTCTGATAGTTGGTAGCTTAAAAATAAGTTACACATTCTGAGGTCTAATTACAACAGTAGGTAGAGAGCaaatgagaggagagagaggtggtTAAAACTTTGGCATGTTTGGCGAGCAGAGGCGATCTTACAAAGGAATCAGCCTATGTGTCTGCCCAGTGAGATCACTGCAAAATGTTTGTTATATAAGCAAGGGCCCTGATTGGTGCCCTGGGATGAGGAGATAGAGAGTGAGGGTTGCTAGGAAGCCCTGCATGATTGGCTGGCCCCAAGCAAGGAAAGACAAGCACACTGGATGCGTGCCTAAATGACCCCTTTTATTTCTGGTAGGCGAGCCTCTGGTCCTGACATAGGCTAGCTACACTGACATGTGAGTCTGCCACCTCCAACCTCCCCCAGCTCCTTTTACATAATCTGTTGAATTTCATTGaaactggcagctgatttctcctTCAGTGTTACGTTGCCAGGCACCTGAACTCAAGGTTGATTTGTTTACGCTAAAGCTCTTGGTCTTCCAGTCCTTGAACTACCTTTAGAAGCAGAAACATCATTAATTAATATCCTCTCCTTTTACTTCATGAGTTCTATAAAGCTCTTCCTGTATCCTTTTTATTAGACATAAATTGAGTAGATGCCTCTACGGTAGGAACTGGGGATCATTTAAAGATGATCTGTGCTTTGTAGGATAACTAGAAAGTGCAGCGTAGGGGAGGGAATCCCCACCTGGAATCTTAGAATTTATTTGGTCTGTGTTTAGGAACTAGTTAGAACCACCCAGGGAACACCATTAGCAACCCTATAATTACATTGGGGGTCACCgatcttttcattctttcccctcctccattcttttcttcttctggtacttcTTTCTTGCCTTGTATTTTTGCTTCATGACACAAGCATTTGCTGTAAGATGATCACTTCTGTTTCAAACCCCTTTTGAAACTCCAGTAGGATACCTGAGTATGTGTCTAAACTCCCTCCTCCCTTTGCAGTTTTCTTCATCCTGCTTTCAAATTGTCTTTGTTGCTCCAGTAGGACCCCCTTCCTAGGTGAAGTCATATCCAGGGGGGCTGTGTTCCTTTTATAATCTATTCTCAACTTCAGTCAGTCTccttgttctttttatattacatatctggtttttttcttttagagactttttttctggggtttttttcctctaatatATAGTATCTGGACCAAAAAGTGGGTTTTATTGAACAGCAGTAAAAGAGGTCTAGAGAGAAGTAAATGCTTAGATGTCTGGATCATTCCTTCTGCTGACTGTGCCCTGTCCTCTTGGCTTCCATCTCTTTCCTCTGATGAAGGAGCCTCGCCCAGCTCTTTTCTCCCTCGTTGTCTCCTTTGCCCATGGGCACTGCTGTCGTTTGTCTCCGGAACCTCAGCAGGTTTTGTTTGAGAAGCAGAAGTCCATTTTGGAGCACAGCACTAAAagtcctgatttctgcttctagCTCCATTTTGTGGTCTTGGGCAGGTCAGCCTCCCTGAAtgtcagtttcctaatctgtaaataGATGAGGTTACCTGCTTGATCAGTTTCATAGGATGGTAATTAGGCTCATGGATGTGAAAAACCCTATCTAAAATCTAATGTGCCATCTTACTACAGGTAATATTGAGGCTTTCTGAGCCAATATTCCCAAGAACTGTTGTCTGTTATAAAGTCACTGAATCCCTTGAGCTGTGGGCATTTGTCAGTCACCTAGGGGACTCATTTGTATCATATATTTACTGAAGAAGGCTTAATCTCTAACCTTAAGCACACAACCCAGtaaggaagattaaaaaaaaatcacagttaaaTATACATTGTCTGATTAATGCTTTAAAAGAGGCCTTAACAGCGTGCTACAGTGTTGGTTCTCCTGGGACTGTCAGTGGCACCttggagcttgttagaaatgtccACTGCTGGGCTCTACCCGAGACCTGTGGAATCAGCAACTGGAGATGGCCCAGCAGTCTGTGTTTCAACAAGTCTTCCTTTGCTACATGGTAATGTTTAAGAGCCACTGTGCTTTggcacagagggaaggagggatgaaTTTCACCTAGAGCACTTTACAGACATAACTACTGATTTGGGCCTTTGAAGTATAAATAGGAtttcatgaaacagaaaaaataaaggaatgatatTCCAAATAAAGAGAACATCTTGAGCAAAGGTAGAAAGTAGATACACAGTATGCTTGGAGAACTGCACCCAGCTGATTGTGACCAGGGCATAGGCTTTATAGGGCAAGTTATTAAAGGTGAAGCTAGAGAAGTGGGGTGCAGCTCAATTGCTTAGGGCTTCAGGCTCACACTAGTGGTTCTTAGATTtagctgcacattggaatcaccaTGTTCCTCTCCCCTTGTGATTTAATTTATCTGGAGGGTGGCCTAGGgggtggaatttttaaaagatccccAGGTGACTGTAATGTGCAGACAAGATTAGGAACCACTGGCGTAGACTATTTTGTATATTGGAAAAGATTTTTTAGCATCAGAGTGACATGATCCAGTTTACGTTTTAGGACAATAATTGGTATAAGGAAGGAGAATGGAAGTAGGGCAACCTACTTATCCTTCACAACTCACATAAGTTTAGGAAGCCTTTATTACCACCTTCTCATCCTCAAGTCCAGTTTAAGTGATTCTCCTGTGTGCTTCTGTAGCAGTGTTTCCCTTACTTTTGCACCTATCACCCTCTTGTAGTTCTTGTATAATTGTCTTCTCTACTAGACCTCAGGTAGGGAAACATGTCTAACTTTTTCTGTCTTTAGCATTTAACACAGTGTCTGGCTTCCAGAGTTGGCATTATTAATAAGTACTTTTTCATTAAATGACCAGTTAGATGATTATTTCAGTACTCCagataaaagataataaagacCATAATTAGAACTGTGgccacaggaaaggagaaaaggacaaGATCTAAACTATTTCAAGATATAAAATTTATAGGATATGGTAACTATGGATGTAGGAGGTGAAGGAGAACTCCTAGTCCAGGAACATACTGAGATTTTTAACTGGAGTAACCAGTGATACCATTAACAGAGTATAGAGAAGGAGGGATAGGTTTTAGGAGGAGACAGTTAATTTGCTTTTTTGGCATTTGGAAATAATCTAGCTCTCAGGTAAGATTGGGGTCAGGCATAGAGATCAGGAGTAGTGCTGGATCAGCTCTCAGTTGTGGCTCTACATTAGAATTATTTGGAGGTCTTTTACAACATTTCCAGTGCACAATCCCACTCTAGACAGGTCAGTCTGAATCTCTGAGGAATGGGGCCTAGGCCTCAGTACCTTTTAAAAACCATGTGCGGGGTGGTTGCATCATGGTTGAGGCTCACTGGCGGAGGGTAATAAGATCACATGTAACCAGAAACTAAATGGTTTATAGTCAGAATCTGAAGGAGTGCTGATATTTAAGGGTAAATTGAGGAAGAAAGCCATCAAAGGAGATCCTTCATGGGCAAATACTGAGTCTTTTGGTCTTTAGTGGCTTTTCTATTGTAAGACTAGTGTTGGGTCCACATGACTTCTGGGGGGGACAGTTTCCAACAGAACCCAAATTACCTGTTTCTGGGAGTTCATGGCAATTCCCTAGACTCTCATTTCTCTGCCACTAAAACCTGGACAAACTGATTTATACAAATATGATTCTCTGGTAGCCTACAAATCATTCTCAATATTAAACAGCAAGAGGCTGGGAGAGATCCTATAGGCACAGTGGTTCCCATGTCTATTCACATTTGTAATTTACCCAAAGCTCAAATCTTTTCAAGTTCATGTTCAATCTGTTGTTGTTATCTTGGGCTTTGTAATACAACATAGAAGCAATAAATAGAGTTTCCTACTAGGCAGAAGTAGCTGGTGGCTTCTCTATATAGCTTCTTCCTGTGTGCCCTTCTTCCAATTATAATAGCCATGTCTCAACCTCCTTATTTCCATTTGTGTTTGTGACTTGTTACATATAATGAAAGGGCAGGGAAAGCAGGAATGGGGCCATGTAAACAATGCCAGGAAtggagggcagcagcagcaggtgccTCCAATCTCCTCTGGGTCAACTGATGATGGGTTGAGAAGGAGAGACAAATTACAGATAGGAGCCAGAGCTCTCAAGAGTCCAGGGACtagataaattataaaataagccTCCATGTCATCCTGGCTCAGTAAAAACAaagagatgagccctggctggtgtggctcagtagactgagagtcagcctgcgaactgaaaggtcaccagtttgattcccagtcagggcacatgcctgggttgcaggccaggtccctggctgggggcatgtgagaggcaatcaatgtttctctcacacattgctatttctctccctctctttctcctctctctaaaaaataagtaaaatcttaaaaacaaaacaaataggtGAGTTTGAGTTAGGTGTGTTATAAACCCAACAGGTGAAGCTGGATTGCAAGGACCTGGCAGGGGGTTagggaggcagaaaaaaacaaattgagcTCAGTTTTATGGTCacttaaagattaataaaatgtgGTTTCTGCCTTTGGGGATTTTCAGTCTAATGAGAGAAATGTTTGTGTAAGTAACTAATGGAAGAGCAGAATGAAATAATTGCTGAGTAGGTCTACAATAAAGTAAATGGTTTCCTCTAATTAAAGAAGATGAGAAGCCTTTGTGGAAAGGTAACATCTGGGTTTGgcatgaaaaagatgaaaatttctgTCAGAAGGCTGGTGGCTGGGGGTCAAAGGTGGCATTCTAGGCGCAGGGAGCAGCGTGAGTAAAGACTTGGTGTTAGAGCGTGTTCAGGGACTGGGCAGCACCGTAGTGGGTGGGAGCATGCGGAATGTGGAAAAATGATGGGTGAGGCTGTTACTTTAATGTTCCCTTTTGTGTCACAGATGTGATGAGCGTCTCCCCTTTCCCTGTATTGAGTAGACCCAGAGATTTCTCAGACCTACTGGCTTCAGCTATATCAATTTTTAAACACAGCAATCATGGAACTGTATTCCCCACTAAGCATCAAATAGGCATCGCCCtcactgattttcttttattgctaCTACAATGACTCGCCCTGTGCGGAGACTCTGAAATGACCCCTTGGTTGAGAATCACTGCCACAGGTAGCCTCTGTTCTTATAGGACTGTCATAATCCTCAGGCATGCTGTGGTAGAAAAAAGGTTGAGAACACGGCCTCAACGATAAATTCCCCAAGAGCAAGAACCACTCAATTAACTGCTCTTTACTCCCCCAAATTCTTTTTTGGGGTCTCTATAAATAGGCAGTTAATGCTGTATTGCCACCACGTCGCATCAGTTGTTTGGTCAATTGACTTCTGACCATCTATAAAGTTGGAACGGAATAGTAATGAGCCCAAGCTTCTAACTTCATTACCTGCCTTCATGCAGAATCCTCACCATGGATGGGCTCATTGAGGACATCAAGCGGCGCCGGTACTACGAGAAGCCCTGCCGCCGCCGACAGAGGGAAAGCTATGAAACCTGCCGGAGGATCTACAACATGGAAATGACTCGCAAGATCAACTTCCTGATGCGAAAGAATCGGCCGGATCCGTGGCAGGGCTGCTGAGGCCTGTGGGTAGTGGGCCCAGTAGGAGAACCTCTATCCAGGCGCGTCTCCAAGTCTTTCTTTCTGCAGCCCTGTTTTCTCTTGCCATTTCTCGCAATAAAACTCAATCACATGTTTATAAGAAGGCCTGTGTATGTAGAAACAATCCCACTGGTCAGCAATGGTCCCTCTCTTTCATTAAGTGAAAGAGAAACTGGATCAAAAGTGGTCTaggagtagaatggtggttgccaaaggCTGGCTGGGAGGGGGCAATGAAGAATTATTgattaatggggacagagtttgaATTTGGGAAGACGAAACAGTTGCGGAGACAGGTGGTGGTTGCATAGTTGCATAACAGTGTGAATGTAtaaagccactgaattgtacactcaGGTGGTTAAATGGTAGATTTtatgtcacaggtggcaaacacaaggcctgcgggccgaaTCTGGCCGTCCACCTTgctttatccagcccagcaccttgttcctgcccagtggcagtgccaagctccttgccccacattaaggagtagttatatttatgcagtcctaaaagtacattcggccctttgaaggcaaccgcgaggctgatgtggcccccccgggaaaatgagtttgacacccctgttttatgtatattttactacaataaattttttaaagtagtctaggagaaatgaggaaattttctaaaatgtagtGGAATATATTTACCATTTCCTACCCAAATGTTATGAAACACAAAGCATGATCTTACCATTGGAAAAGCATCTGTTAACCCTTTGCTGAACTGCCCCCCTAACTGTTAggtaaaagaaggaaaggaaagatgtATATGTTTGGAATAAATTCTGCTTCTGAGATACCCGTCAAGCAGACTATAGAGTGCTGGAATCCTTAACATAACTCTTAACCTGTTTTCCCTCATTCCTTTAGTTGTTCTAAAGGAGGCCAACAGAGGGATGGTAGAAAAGAGAGTAGGGTAGTGTTGAGAACTAGAGGGGCACAGAGCCAGAAACACCTACAGCAGCAGTTCTCCAACTGTGGTTTTCAGATCTGCAGTGTCCATATAACCTGAGAAATttttggaaatgcaaattcaaggATGGTACTTGAGACCTTCTGAATTGTAATTTGGGATTGGAACCCAGTAATAATATAGTTTAACAAGCTCGGTAGGTGACTCGGAAGCCCTATCGTATTCAAAAGAGACTCCAAGAGACTCCAGATGGAGGTCCCACCACCAGCCCCCGACAGGCACTCCTGGGTCTGCGGTGAACAGCTGGGGGCATCTGACCCCTGGGAAGGCCAGCTgctctgcttcctctcctgctGTGTATTTCCTCCTATGTTGTTCCTCCGACAGCCATGCTGCTGATACAAGGAGAGTTGGTGCCAACCACTGTAAGAGAACGCAGTGGGTGGGCAGCAGCCGCCAGCTCACCTCATCTCAACCAGGCTGCAGCCCTCTGGGCACAGCGTTTGAAAAGGAAGTAAACAGCAGACTGCCAAGCCCCCTACCTCTCAAGATTGCTAGCGTGCAAACATTGCCCCCTTGTGGTGTAGTAGCATGGCTTCAGATTACTGGCCTTAATTTTGCCTTTATCCTCCCTTTCACAAATACCACACTTACTGCTGAAGCAGGCCTGCCAGAAAATATTCTTGGAACCACTGTTCCTTGCTTATCAGGGCCTGATTATCTATCTTCCTTTTGGCAGCCATATGTGGAGGAACGCATGGCACAGAGATAGCTTAGGCCTGGCCCTCTGGAAACTTCCTCTGTGGTTGGAGAAATTTTATACAGAGAGTCTTCAACTTTGTCAGCTTTGTACAACCTCATTTTAGTAAGTTAACAGATTAGACTTTGATACTTCTGAATCACCTTCCAGTCTCTGAATTTGGTTTTTAATACAtcatttttctgtgattttgatCCACATCATGGTGACATCTGCCAATCGCTGTTGCCGAAGCACGAAGGCCTGACCGTTGCAGGATGGCAGGGTGTGTTTGTGGTGGTAGAACCGCACCTGTTAACTTGGAGGTATTCCTCGGAGGTGAAAGCTGCTTCTGTGCTCCCTCCCAAATGCTAAGGTGTGGCTAAGATCTAGAGTTTAATTTGGTCTGAAATTACCGCCTGCTTGTCTTAATCTCCAGTCCTGATCATAGTCCACATCTCCCATATCAGTGAACAACGATGGGCTTTAGCAGCGGGTCAGAGGGGCCTCCAGTGTAGAGGGtaactggctggctggctgcagtTCTAATCAGCTTGTCCTGTCATGGCAGGAAGAAAGATCTTCCACTCCCTGGTCTGGGAAGCCAGAAAATGACTTTTGGTCATATGACAAGTATGGATTGCCCTAATCTTTTTCTATTTGCATTGGGTTCAGGAGAGAGGTGGTTTGTTAATCACCCCCTTACAGGGTGATAGATACAATACCTCCCACCCTGATCTTATGCACCTGTGACATCTTTTAGAGGTACGATTGCCTCGGGCAGGCCTGTTCCAATCCCAATTTAAGGATCttataatgtttaaaaagctCTAGAAACAGGTATCCCTTAAAATTGGGACTGTTGAGTAACTTTGACATTGTACTTCAAAGTTTTCAgaagtgtgccctggctggtatggctcagtggcttaagtaccagcctgcgaactgaaaggtcaccagttcgattcccagtcagggcatatgcctgggttgtggg
This portion of the Phyllostomus discolor isolate MPI-MPIP mPhyDis1 chromosome 14, mPhyDis1.pri.v3, whole genome shotgun sequence genome encodes:
- the MRPS21 gene encoding 28S ribosomal protein S21, mitochondrial; its protein translation is MAKHLKFIARTVMVQEGNVDGAYRTLNRILTMDGLIEDIKRRRYYEKPCRRRQRESYETCRRIYNMEMTRKINFLMRKNRPDPWQGC